A window of Hymenobacter aerilatus contains these coding sequences:
- a CDS encoding phosphatase PAP2 family protein: MRKRLHERLAALAGLITLEVALAGLFFLGAFGVFFYLTRIVFIQRSAAFDDWAFAQLDAVRAAMPELTAWVRGITFFASLPFLVVAVLLIPSFLLWRQRRREALIVFLAVAGATVLNQLLKLHFQRTRPSSALIPQPGLSFPSGHAMIGSSLYAALAWLAWRHGQRGIAVGLLVWAALIGLTRVYLHVHYATDVTAGFAAGIIWMLLLRTMLRWRRRPG, translated from the coding sequence ATGAGAAAACGTCTGCACGAGCGTCTGGCTGCTTTAGCCGGACTGATTACGCTGGAAGTAGCGCTGGCTGGGCTGTTCTTTTTGGGGGCTTTTGGGGTGTTTTTTTACCTCACACGCATTGTATTCATACAGCGCTCTGCTGCCTTCGATGATTGGGCCTTTGCGCAGCTGGATGCCGTGCGGGCAGCCATGCCGGAACTTACGGCCTGGGTGCGCGGCATCACGTTTTTTGCCTCCTTGCCTTTTCTGGTGGTGGCAGTGTTGCTCATACCGAGCTTTTTGTTGTGGCGGCAGCGGCGGCGTGAGGCTCTGATAGTTTTTTTGGCAGTAGCAGGGGCCACCGTGCTCAACCAACTGCTGAAGCTACATTTTCAGCGCACTCGTCCCAGCTCCGCCCTGATTCCGCAGCCGGGCCTGAGTTTTCCCAGTGGCCACGCCATGATTGGCAGCTCTCTGTATGCGGCGCTGGCTTGGTTGGCGTGGCGCCATGGCCAGCGTGGTATAGCCGTAGGGCTGCTGGTGTGGGCCGCGCTCATTGGCCTCACTCGCGTGTACCTGCACGTGCACTACGCCACCGACGTGACGGCAGGTTTTGCGGCAGGGATAATCTGGATGCTACTTCTGCGCACCATGCTGCGCTGGCGCCGGAGGCCAGGCTAG
- a CDS encoding HAD family hydrolase produces the protein MPYSLLLFDYDGTLCNSEAAILHSLRQVFAYYQVPLPPNAELERVVSLGLTSPDTLQTLHPSLAGAELAAWLLTYRSIYTNEGEELVRPFAGAHEVLAAARARNIAVAIISNKGAVTLETSLTRLGLRADVQLLVGDGSYPDQQLPLKPSPVLYKQIVQPYFASVPPAATLMIGDTAADLLFARNCGIDACWARYGFGDADACRALAPKHQIGSLREIVRLLHA, from the coding sequence ATGCCCTACTCTCTGCTTCTGTTTGATTACGATGGCACACTCTGCAATTCGGAGGCAGCCATTTTGCATAGCCTGCGCCAGGTATTTGCCTATTATCAGGTGCCACTGCCCCCCAACGCCGAACTGGAACGGGTAGTGAGCCTGGGCCTGACCTCACCCGACACACTCCAGACCCTGCACCCGTCACTAGCCGGCGCTGAGCTGGCGGCGTGGCTGCTCACCTACCGCAGCATCTACACCAACGAAGGAGAAGAGCTGGTACGGCCTTTTGCGGGTGCCCACGAGGTACTGGCGGCTGCCCGTGCACGTAACATTGCGGTGGCCATTATCAGCAATAAAGGCGCTGTGACGTTGGAAACCTCCCTGACGCGCTTGGGCCTGCGCGCCGATGTGCAGCTGCTGGTCGGTGATGGTAGCTACCCCGACCAGCAGCTGCCCCTGAAGCCCAGTCCAGTGCTCTATAAGCAAATTGTACAGCCTTATTTTGCGTCGGTGCCGCCTGCTGCTACCCTGATGATTGGCGACACGGCCGCCGACTTACTTTTTGCCCGCAACTGTGGTATCGATGCCTGCTGGGCGCGCTACGGCTTCGGCGACGCCGACGCGTGCCGGGCATTGGCGCCTAAACACCAGATAGGTAGTCTGCGTGAAATAGTGCGCCTGCTGCATGCGTAA
- a CDS encoding methyltransferase domain-containing protein, producing MGHKRPTFSTTFTPTPLKGFDFVAPFYDALARLVFGRALRRAQQTALAGLPPGTPHLLIVGGGTGWILGDIWQQCPQARVLYVEASAQMLAQAQAWQQQHQPQRSGQIVFRWGTEAALLPAEQFDAVLTFFLLDLFAPSELQRIVQQLNAARRPGAPWLLADFTTPTRWWHHGLLAVMYRFFRLTAGISAQRLPPIQQALATVGLRPQQRSFLFGRMMEATVFTEWVPD from the coding sequence ATGGGTCATAAACGGCCTACCTTCTCTACCACCTTCACCCCTACCCCTCTGAAAGGCTTCGACTTTGTAGCGCCGTTTTATGATGCGCTGGCCCGGCTGGTGTTTGGCCGGGCCTTGCGGCGCGCCCAGCAGACGGCCCTAGCAGGGCTGCCGCCGGGTACGCCGCACCTTCTTATTGTTGGAGGCGGAACGGGCTGGATTTTAGGTGACATCTGGCAGCAGTGCCCCCAGGCCCGCGTGCTCTACGTAGAGGCCTCGGCTCAGATGCTGGCCCAGGCCCAGGCGTGGCAGCAACAACACCAGCCACAGCGGTCTGGGCAGATTGTGTTTCGGTGGGGCACCGAAGCCGCGCTGCTCCCCGCAGAGCAGTTTGATGCGGTACTTACCTTTTTCTTGCTCGACCTATTTGCGCCCAGTGAGTTGCAACGCATCGTGCAGCAACTCAACGCGGCCCGGCGCCCCGGTGCCCCCTGGCTGCTTGCCGATTTCACGACGCCTACCCGCTGGTGGCATCATGGGCTATTAGCAGTGATGTACCGTTTCTTCCGACTCACGGCGGGCATTTCGGCCCAACGCCTTCCGCCTATACAACAGGCGCTGGCTACAGTAGGTCTACGGCCGCAGCAACGCTCTTTTTTGTTTGGGCGGATGATGGAGGCCACGGTGTTTACAGAGTGGGTTCCGGATTAA
- a CDS encoding YqjF family protein has translation MPDFPAPFYRWPYLMRQRWSQLLFAHWPVAPALLRPYLPPRLELDVFEGQAWLGVVPFTMSNIRPLGLPAVPGLNHLHELNVRTYATLDGVPGVWFLSLDATQPLGVWAARTLFHLPYLHARMRLTQHGHTLRAEATRTHAGAAPATFAATWEVGAPLPSSQPDSLAHFLTERYYLYTSGPNLLHDIHGPDLWRGQLLHAPWPLRQATVHEWQSTLVESHGRRYTGALRRRPGRRMGANASAGINIHSERGQTRKELRYAFSSSRAPIQHRRINPLLLASALRRARA, from the coding sequence GTGCCTGATTTTCCTGCCCCTTTCTACCGCTGGCCCTACCTGATGCGGCAGCGGTGGAGTCAGCTACTGTTTGCGCACTGGCCAGTGGCACCAGCGCTGTTACGGCCCTATTTGCCGCCGCGCCTAGAATTGGATGTGTTTGAAGGCCAGGCGTGGCTGGGCGTAGTGCCCTTCACCATGAGCAACATCCGGCCGCTGGGCCTGCCTGCCGTGCCGGGCCTCAACCATCTGCACGAACTGAACGTGCGCACTTACGCTACCCTAGATGGTGTGCCGGGCGTGTGGTTTCTCTCGCTCGATGCCACCCAGCCGCTGGGCGTATGGGCGGCCCGCACGTTGTTTCATCTGCCCTACCTGCACGCTCGCATGCGTCTCACACAGCACGGTCATACACTGCGGGCCGAGGCCACGCGCACCCATGCTGGCGCCGCACCTGCTACGTTTGCCGCCACCTGGGAGGTAGGGGCGCCGCTACCTTCTTCGCAACCCGATTCTTTGGCGCATTTTCTCACGGAACGCTACTATCTCTATACCTCTGGCCCCAACCTGCTGCACGACATACACGGTCCTGACCTGTGGCGCGGCCAGCTACTGCACGCGCCCTGGCCGCTACGCCAAGCCACGGTGCACGAGTGGCAGTCCACGTTGGTGGAAAGCCACGGGCGCAGGTACACCGGTGCTCTACGCCGCCGACCCGGTAGACGTATGGGTGCAAACGCTTCAGCGGGTATAAATATACATTCGGAGCGCGGGCAAACACGTAAAGAGCTACGCTATGCATTCTCATCGAGTCGCGCACCAATCCAGCATCGTCGAATCAATCCATTGCTCCTTGCGTCAGCGCTGCGCCGTGCTCGTGCGTAA
- a CDS encoding glutathione peroxidase: MKFLYPLIMRLSKSSSKGKVLTSKQQAGAPVSFYSLAGLRNNGQRLPFEELKGKKVLLVNTASNCGYTNQYAELQQLSEQFADELVILGFPANDFAEQEKADDKTIEQFCQVNFGVSFPLMQKSVVVKTPAQNPVYQWLSQARQNGWNEQAPDWNFSKYLVSEDGHLLGYFGPAVSPLSEDVAGSIRS, encoded by the coding sequence ATGAAATTCCTATACCCGCTGATTATGCGGCTGTCGAAGTCAAGCAGCAAGGGGAAGGTGTTGACCAGCAAGCAGCAAGCCGGTGCGCCGGTATCGTTTTACTCGCTGGCGGGGCTGCGCAACAATGGGCAGCGCCTACCCTTCGAGGAGCTGAAGGGCAAGAAGGTACTGCTGGTGAACACGGCCTCTAACTGCGGCTACACCAACCAGTACGCGGAGTTGCAACAGCTCTCCGAGCAGTTTGCCGACGAGCTGGTGATATTGGGCTTTCCGGCCAACGACTTTGCCGAGCAGGAAAAAGCCGACGACAAAACCATTGAGCAGTTTTGCCAGGTGAACTTTGGCGTATCGTTTCCGCTGATGCAGAAAAGCGTGGTGGTGAAAACGCCGGCGCAAAACCCGGTGTATCAATGGCTGAGCCAGGCCCGCCAAAACGGCTGGAACGAACAAGCGCCCGACTGGAACTTCTCGAAATACCTCGTTAGCGAAGACGGGCACCTACTCGGGTATTTCGGGCCAGCAGTGTCGCCGCTGAGCGAGGATGTCGCAGGTAGCATCCGGTCGTAG
- a CDS encoding phosphatase PAP2 family protein → MTNSFRRLLAGITLFITEFALTLGLGVLGVVAFLAIGREVFDEHAAPFDEAAFRWAQDVLGPTHLQWVEVLTFFASRNFIVAAALGLIGYFLLVRRHRWYSLLVPVVALGSITLNLLLKNFYQRPRPLLPLVSASGLSFPSGHAMISASFYGLLIYLAHTHVARPTLRRSLMAGLVLLILLIGLTRVYLRVHYATDVLAGYAAGVVWLLVAIPLLKRLEKIVKKRFKHNPQLAEKQPL, encoded by the coding sequence ATGACCAATTCCTTTCGGCGCCTGCTGGCGGGCATCACGCTATTTATCACCGAGTTTGCGCTGACATTGGGCCTGGGCGTGTTGGGTGTGGTGGCGTTTCTGGCTATTGGCCGAGAGGTGTTTGATGAGCACGCGGCTCCCTTCGATGAGGCCGCTTTCCGGTGGGCGCAGGATGTACTTGGCCCTACTCACCTGCAGTGGGTAGAGGTACTCACGTTTTTTGCCTCGCGCAACTTTATTGTAGCTGCGGCTCTGGGGCTGATCGGGTACTTCTTGCTGGTGCGGCGGCACCGATGGTATTCGCTGCTGGTGCCGGTGGTAGCATTGGGTAGCATCACGCTCAACCTGCTGCTGAAGAATTTCTACCAACGCCCCCGGCCGTTGTTGCCGTTGGTATCGGCCTCTGGTCTGAGCTTTCCCAGTGGCCACGCCATGATTTCGGCTTCGTTCTACGGCCTGCTCATCTACCTGGCGCATACACACGTGGCACGCCCTACCCTACGCCGGAGCCTGATGGCGGGGCTAGTGCTGCTGATTCTGCTTATTGGCCTCACCCGCGTGTACTTGCGTGTGCACTACGCTACCGATGTACTGGCGGGCTACGCGGCGGGGGTAGTGTGGCTGCTTGTTGCTATTCCGCTGCTGAAACGACTAGAGAAAATCGTAAAAAAACGCTTCAAGCACAATCCGCAACTCGCTGAAAAACAGCCTTTGTGA